The Xiphophorus couchianus chromosome 3, X_couchianus-1.0, whole genome shotgun sequence genome segment TGCTAACACACAACAGTCTGACGTGAAGTGGTGTTTCTTGCCTTAACAGATTGAACACATTGTAACACAAGAGTCCAGACTGGCTTTGGCCGAACAGTGTTGCTGGCAGCAGTTTGCGTCACAACAACAAAACGAAGCCATGGTgtaaaaacccccccaaaaaaccgaGTTTAACCACGCATATTGTACGAATTAATGCGCAATAcgttttgtggttgtaatgtgtttttatttgtggtttaaTGCACACCGCGTGTCGTCTTATTTTGAGGCAAGACACTGGAGACGTGGATTCATGGATTCAAAACTGTTAATGCTTCTGACATACTTGAACTGTATGGATTAACAGAAGTACTCCTCCGTACGCGAATATTAAATTATAGTGGTTTATGGTCAAGTCTTGCCCAATTCACCACGCCATACCGACGTTACGTTGCTCCCTGCTTCCCCGTTTCCTAACCACGTTCTGAAATCATTGCAtgcccatttatttatttatttattttcacctctTTGTCATTCCGCACCTTTGCGGTGTTAGAATGTGCACCTATTTCATCCCTGCAGACattaagtaataaaatataatttactgaTTGCCTGCTGGACTCCTGTGAATATTGAATAATATCTTCCAACAGGAGATCGCCCAGAGTTGAGCAGTTTTAAGGCTGGGGTGTTAATCTCAAGTTAGCAGGCCCTAATTTagatcaacaaaataaatggttATATAATCCCCATACAAAGTTATCAGTAAATccgatttaatattttattttttatgactcatgtatttcttgaaaataaatacaattccCCAACTTCAAAAGTGGATTCTTTACTGTCTAAAAAATTACGAATAGGACAGTGTGACATGTCAACAAGTGGGTGCAAACTGAGGAGGAAGTGAATTCACCTGGAGGGAAGGTTCAGCAAACGGATTTTAATCAAAACGTAGGGTACGAAACGACCAAACAACCCCACAAAAGTTACGAAGTGGCGTTACCAAAGATGGCGGCAGGGGAATAATGGACAGCAGTAGAAATGTTCTCTCCCACCACCTCCACCCATGGTTAGACAGtattatacatattttaagtttgaattctgcatttatttatgtacttaTTTAACGATCTATTCATCTGCTTAGCTTGCTTTCAACGCAGAGAAACATCTGGCCTCAAAACTGCTTCTTTACCCGAAGACGTGGTGTACGAAATGACCACAAATGCAAAGTTCCGAAATGGCGACGAAATGAGTTCATCTTCTTGGACGTAAAAGCGGCGGCAGACGCTGCTCCGTGTTTTGTGATCGTTTGGTCGCTAGATGGCGCAAGTGTCCCAGCTTCCTTGGGATTAGCGGCAGATTGCAGCTTGCGTCCCTTTTGCGTTACATCATCAAGTGGCTTCAAAGCTGCAAACCATGAAATGGCATTCAAAGGCAAAGCGGTCGACTCAAAGGTAAGCGGCAATAGATTGTGATGTGCTGCTGTTTGCACTAAAGCAATCCGCGGGAGCGTCTCTGTGGCGAATGATGTGTTGTAAAACCAACTAGTCGTGGTGTGGATGCCACACGCTTCACTGTGTCACGTTCCGATTTTCTCATGCATGATTCAGCAGCTGGTCAGAAAGCTCCCTGCTCGCCTATAACGTGGATCCCACAGTAACATTTTAATACTGTGCATGTTCAGCTTCAGGTTTTGTTGACTGGTGGCGCATCCTGTCTTTGTGTCCCCGCAGGCCGTGCTGCTCAATCTGCTGCTGTGCCTGCTCATATTTTACTCCCTTTTCTACATGATCGGGAGTGTGTGCTTCGGTGCTTTCAGGTGAGTAGAAATTTCCCACGCATGCGCACAAGCACAAGCGCAGGAATTAACAATGCCCAGCAACGCGGTTACTAACACGCAGAGCGACCCTGATCTTGCAGGGGGGACGTTTTTCAAACGCAGATAGCAGCGAGATAATTAAATATCGgcaattttcaaatgaaatcaatgctcagttttttttaaaggcgtatcctatatcttgctaaaagtagtttagttaaaattacacaaattaaaCCGTGTCGGAAGTCTTTTGATGCCTTACTTGactcataaatgtgttttatgtttcatttcatCTTACATTTCTATATGAATTGCCTGATTGTCAAGAATCGTACAATGTCTTCTactaaattaatcttttattccAGGTTTTGGATAATCTCACACTGAACATGTGAAGGGAAAACATCCATTTGCAAACATAGTTTTCAACGTGGGGGATTAAATATAACCCTAAGAAATAACTGTTTATAACAAAATAGCCATATGGAAACATTATCAGTGGTGGTTAATACTTTCTACCATACATTTTTTGATAACAGGACATCATTTAGCCTCATTGTGTAACATTTCACAAGGTTGAAACATAGAGTTTCTTTAACTATTCCTTTAACAGTGTTTTATGTAGATCACTGATCCCGTTAAAAGAGCCAAATACaagcatttttaatttgctgGTCAAGTCCAcctgacttttatttaaatcctgtatatttcaaataattcacaatacaataaaatctaAGCATTTTCCAAGGGTGTTTGGAACATGAGGTATTTtatcagcatttttattctttttttctcaaaccaGACTGACCTGGAGTTTTTACTTCAGGcttattgacaaaaacaaacagtccCAGTTAAAGCAAACTCCACATGTTTATGTTTCGGATGGTAAGATAGAAAAGAACATCTTTAGGCACCATTCACAAACAGATAGCTggaatgtaaacagcatttaataattattatggAGACTTGGTTTCCCCTGAATGCAAGCTTTGGATATTTTGTAACTCCCTTAACATCGAGCGGTAGTTCCTCACCCAGCTGAGTGACAAGTTcctaaaagaaatatgtttttgt includes the following:
- the LOC114141845 gene encoding uncharacterized protein LOC114141845; the encoded protein is MDSSRNVLSHHLHPCLLSTQRNIWPQNCFFTRRRGVRNDHKCKVPKWRRNEFIFLDVKAAADAAPCFVIVWSLDGASVPASLGLAADCSLRPFCVTSSSGFKAANHEMAFKGKAVDSKAVLLNLLLCLLIFYSLFYMIGSVCFGAFRLDQFDGLIPFDFKTEPAESNSKYLVNLLSLELTYFCSGILFAAVVKRRVWDYALTVTLLHVMITSLVMLEFPTVWQWWLALVSGLFLMICNGQLIAYFTCKSEPSYATFSYY